A genome region from Schistocerca nitens isolate TAMUIC-IGC-003100 chromosome 4, iqSchNite1.1, whole genome shotgun sequence includes the following:
- the LOC126252751 gene encoding uncharacterized protein LOC126252751 isoform X1 has product MEEDEAEPVLHHIDKFLLLCEETSWIESATETAVKYSFKLAQSLEMLYLKMNSNGTASKFEEQLINWWNKKNRHVPFTFSFFEGASDKLLITFLSKVNADTHIIFTAIDTYIDYCGMIRFETTVQTLLSERVCERTVMHLLSLKNCDAHVLKDFEFILMSMWTNNLLHGKTERVAQSASKVISDEIYVPCLFKLLTLKEKDESNANVKKIILERILLTLRQGSGPELVLWKKVLTAVDERTVVLVSESYPEFLSTFLEFVTDVGKNMRWEVPYFLKHGIVKWASSDSKASLSDEEFNMVVKILKSLSSSEIIGYRIFAWLDDLVCKSDFPWRDVRCMCVSKN; this is encoded by the coding sequence ATGGAGGAAGACGAAGCGGAACCTGTTCTTCATCATATTGACAAATTTCTTCTCTTGTGCGAAGAAACTTCATGGATAGAATCTGCAACAGAAACTGctgtaaaatattctttcaaactggCTCAGTCTTTGGAAATGCTTTATTTGAAAATGAATTCAAATGGTACTGCAAGCAAGTTTGAAGAGCAGTTAATTAATTGgtggaataaaaaaaatagacatgTTCCATTTACATTCAGTTTCTTTGAGGGAGCTAGTGACAAGTTATTAATAACTTTCCTTTCCAAAGTGAATGCAGATACACACATAATATTTACTGCCATAGACACATATATTGATTACTGTGGAATGATTAGATTTGAAACTACAGTCCAAACTTTGCTGTCAGAAAGGGTCTGTGAAAGAACAGTTATGCATTTGCTGTCTTTGAAAAATTGTGACGCACATGTGCTGAAAGATTTTGAGTTTATACTTATGTCAATGTGGACAAATAATCTTCTGCATGGGAAAACAGAAAGAGTTGCACAGTCAGCCAGCAAAGTAATTTCTGATGAAATTTATGTTCCATGTTTGTTCAAACTGCTGACTCTGAAAGAAAAGGATGAAAGTAATGccaatgttaaaaaaattatccTAGAGAGAATACTTTTAACATTAAGGCAGGGATCAGGCCCAGAATTGGTATTATGGAAAAAGGTGCTTACAGCAGTTGATGAAAGAACTGTGGTACTTGTGTCAGAAAGTTATCCTGAGTTTCTTTCGACTTTCCTAGAGTTTGTGACAGATGTTGGGAAAAACATGAGATGGGAAGTTCCATATTTTCTTAAACATGGAATTGTTAAATGGGCTTCATCAGACTCAAAAGCTTCACTATCAGATGAGGAATTCAATAtggttgtcaaaatactaaaatcTCTTTCCAGTTCTGAAATCATAGGTTACCGTATATTTGCATGGTTGGATGATTTAGTGTGTAAATCAGATTTCCCATGGAGAGATGTACGTTGTATGTGTGTTTCTAAGAACTAA